The following proteins are co-located in the Brachybacterium sacelli genome:
- a CDS encoding DUF3043 domain-containing protein, translating to MIFRKSETPQTPEPDQPERPGSKGRPTRSRKEAEAARRRPLVVDDRKEARKRDRARAARERAESQQAMMTGDEKKMPLQHRGTDRRLVRDLVDSRRNVAEYFFPIALIFMLVALVMPLIRPELYLAMSTGMIVVLWGGILVCVIDSFFLRRHLRKRLTAEFGEVPRGLVGYGIMRAIQIRRFRLPRAQVKHGQLAR from the coding sequence GTGATCTTCCGCAAGTCAGAGACCCCGCAGACCCCCGAACCGGACCAGCCCGAGCGGCCCGGTTCCAAGGGGCGGCCCACCCGTTCGCGCAAGGAGGCCGAGGCCGCCCGTCGGCGACCCCTCGTGGTCGACGACCGCAAGGAGGCCCGGAAGCGGGATCGTGCGCGCGCCGCCCGGGAGCGGGCGGAGTCCCAGCAGGCGATGATGACGGGCGACGAGAAGAAGATGCCGCTGCAGCACCGCGGCACCGACCGCCGCCTGGTGCGCGACCTCGTCGACTCCCGACGCAACGTCGCCGAGTACTTCTTCCCGATCGCCCTGATCTTCATGCTGGTCGCGCTGGTCATGCCGCTGATCCGCCCGGAGCTCTACCTCGCGATGAGCACCGGCATGATCGTGGTGCTGTGGGGCGGCATCCTGGTGTGCGTCATCGACTCCTTCTTCCTGCGCCGACACCTGCGCAAGCGTCTCACCGCGGAGTTCGGTGAGGTGCCGCGGGGGCTGGTCGGCTACGGGATCATGCGCGCGATCCAGATCCGTCGATTCCGTCTCCCCCGCGCCCAGGTCAAGCACGGCCAGCTCGCACGCTGA
- a CDS encoding dipeptidase, which yields MSTPDVPSTTPAAPGDDAALDALRNRLDGLLPAAVDDLQDLVRIPSIAFEGYDREPVRRSAEAVADLLRGAGMAEVSIESVGEGAPAVIGRNPASPGRPTVLLYAHHDVQPTGDVSDWSTPPFEPTGRGRRLYGRGAADDKAGVMAHVTALRLVGEELAADGIGVTVFVEGEEEAGSPTFRPFIEAHRDALEADLIIVADSANWAVGTPALTTSLRGLVDVVVEVRALEHAVHSGLFGGPVMDSLTQLSRLLATLHDENGEVTVEGLVRAEDPSVEMDEADFRRDAGVPDGLALSGSGSLTARLWTRPALSVIGIDAPSVRDASNTLVPLARAKVSLRIPPGEDPQEAMDALVRHLERHAPDTAQVTVHRGETGKPYSARQDSPAMDLARTALGAAWGAAAVDTGLGGSIPFIADLLEVFPSAEVLVTGVEDPESRAHGIDESLHLDEFARVCLAEALLLKDAGSLREGRA from the coding sequence ATGAGCACCCCGGACGTCCCCTCGACGACACCTGCCGCGCCGGGAGACGACGCGGCCCTCGACGCCCTGCGCAACCGCCTCGACGGCCTGTTGCCCGCCGCCGTGGATGACCTGCAGGACCTCGTGCGGATCCCGTCGATCGCCTTCGAGGGCTATGACCGCGAGCCGGTCCGACGCAGCGCCGAGGCCGTCGCCGACCTGCTGCGCGGGGCGGGCATGGCGGAGGTGAGCATCGAATCGGTCGGCGAGGGCGCGCCGGCGGTCATCGGTCGCAACCCGGCGTCCCCGGGCCGGCCCACGGTGCTGCTCTATGCCCACCACGACGTGCAGCCCACCGGCGACGTCAGCGACTGGAGCACCCCTCCGTTCGAGCCCACCGGGCGGGGCCGTCGGCTCTACGGTCGCGGGGCCGCCGACGACAAGGCCGGTGTCATGGCCCATGTGACCGCGCTGCGCCTGGTCGGGGAGGAGCTCGCCGCCGACGGCATCGGCGTCACCGTCTTCGTCGAGGGCGAGGAAGAAGCCGGCTCGCCGACCTTCCGGCCCTTCATCGAGGCACATCGCGACGCGCTCGAGGCGGACCTGATCATCGTGGCCGACTCCGCCAACTGGGCGGTCGGCACTCCCGCTCTGACCACCAGCCTGCGCGGCCTGGTCGACGTCGTGGTCGAGGTGCGCGCCCTGGAGCACGCCGTCCACTCCGGGCTCTTCGGCGGCCCGGTGATGGACTCGCTCACCCAGCTGTCCCGCCTCCTGGCCACCCTGCACGACGAGAACGGTGAGGTGACGGTCGAGGGCCTGGTGCGGGCCGAGGACCCGAGCGTCGAGATGGACGAGGCCGACTTCCGGCGGGACGCGGGCGTCCCCGACGGTCTCGCTCTCTCGGGCAGCGGCTCCCTCACGGCGCGGCTGTGGACGCGCCCCGCCCTGTCCGTGATCGGGATCGATGCCCCGAGCGTGCGGGACGCCTCCAACACCCTGGTCCCCCTCGCTCGCGCGAAGGTCTCGCTGCGGATCCCGCCGGGCGAGGACCCGCAGGAGGCGATGGATGCCCTGGTCCGCCACCTCGAGCGGCACGCGCCCGACACGGCGCAGGTCACGGTGCATCGTGGGGAGACGGGCAAGCCCTACAGCGCGCGCCAGGACTCCCCGGCGATGGATCTCGCCCGCACCGCGCTCGGCGCCGCCTGGGGAGCCGCGGCCGTGGACACGGGCCTGGGCGGCTCGATCCCCTTCATCGCGGACCTGCTGGAGGTCTTCCCGTCGGCCGAGGTGCTGGTGACCGGCGTCGAGGATCCCGAGTCGCGCGCCCACGGCATCGACGAGTCGCTGCACCTGGACGAGTTCGCGCGGGTCTGCCTCGCCGAGGCGCTGTTGCTGAAGGACGCCGGCAGCCTGCGCGAGGGGCGGGCGTGA
- a CDS encoding HesB/IscA family protein: MTTPTTERPTATHGVTLTSGAAEKVTSLLQQEGRDDLRLRIAVQPGGCSGLIYQLYFDERQMDEDLVADFDGVEVIVDKMSSPYLSGAVIDFADTIEKQGFTIDNPNAGSSCACGDSFS; encoded by the coding sequence ATGACCACGCCCACCACCGAGCGCCCGACCGCGACGCATGGCGTCACCCTCACCTCCGGCGCCGCCGAGAAGGTGACGTCCCTGCTGCAGCAGGAGGGGCGCGATGACCTGCGTCTGCGGATCGCCGTACAGCCCGGCGGCTGCTCCGGCCTCATCTACCAGCTGTACTTCGACGAACGTCAGATGGATGAGGACCTGGTCGCCGATTTCGACGGCGTCGAGGTCATCGTCGACAAGATGAGCAGCCCGTACCTCTCCGGCGCGGTCATCGACTTCGCGGACACGATCGAGAAGCAGGGCTTCACGATCGACAACCCCAATGCCGGCAGCTCCTGCGCCTGCGGGGACTCCTTCAGCTGA
- the coxB gene encoding cytochrome c oxidase subunit II, whose product MIPQVPQRARGVRRAATAGLALAVLFLSGCTDEQRRGFLPGYPDGEVTDRTGTITNLWVGAWGVLLIVGLIIWGLTIWCAIAYRRRKNDTGFPIQLRYHVPLELMFTLVPVIMVLTFFYFTQQDTRAVEMHEAEPDYTVDVVAKQWSWDFNYVDDDVHEPAGVQSFATGEPGAAESLPVLYLPVGETVEFNLDSRDVIHSFWVVDFLYKKDMMPGHTTSFQVTPTREGTYAGKCAELCGEYHSDMLFNVKVVSQEEFDAHMQELKDQGYEGQLGVDLNRNEEEWSMREKHDDAGPRYTEPTEGANQ is encoded by the coding sequence GTGATCCCCCAGGTCCCCCAGCGTGCGCGAGGTGTCCGCCGCGCGGCGACAGCAGGCCTCGCCCTGGCCGTCCTGTTCCTGTCGGGCTGCACCGACGAGCAGCGCAGAGGCTTCCTGCCCGGCTACCCGGACGGCGAGGTCACGGACCGGACCGGCACGATCACCAACCTCTGGGTCGGTGCCTGGGGAGTGCTGCTCATCGTCGGCCTGATCATCTGGGGCCTGACGATCTGGTGCGCGATCGCCTACCGCCGCCGCAAGAACGACACCGGCTTCCCGATCCAGCTGCGCTACCACGTCCCGCTCGAGCTCATGTTCACGCTCGTGCCGGTGATCATGGTGCTCACCTTCTTCTACTTCACCCAGCAGGACACCCGCGCGGTGGAGATGCACGAGGCGGAGCCCGATTACACGGTCGACGTCGTCGCCAAGCAGTGGAGCTGGGACTTCAACTACGTCGATGACGACGTCCACGAGCCCGCCGGCGTGCAGTCCTTCGCCACCGGTGAGCCGGGCGCGGCCGAGTCCCTGCCGGTGCTGTACCTGCCGGTGGGCGAGACCGTCGAGTTCAACCTCGACTCACGTGACGTCATCCATTCTTTCTGGGTCGTGGACTTCCTGTACAAGAAGGACATGATGCCGGGCCACACCACGAGCTTCCAGGTGACCCCGACCCGTGAGGGCACCTACGCGGGCAAGTGCGCCGAGCTGTGCGGCGAGTACCACTCGGACATGCTCTTCAACGTGAAGGTCGTCTCCCAGGAGGAGTTCGACGCCCACATGCAGGAGCTGAAGGACCAGGGCTACGAGGGCCAGCTCGGTGTGGATCTGAACCGAAACGAGGAGGAGTGGAGCATGCGCGAGAAGCATGACGACGCCGGTCCTCGCTACACCGAGCCCACCGAGGGAGCGAACCAGTGA
- the ctaD gene encoding cytochrome c oxidase subunit I — protein MSAETTTAPATPETARFQQTGSTGLGKQIFNLLTTTDHKLIGLMYMGMAFAFFAFGGLLALGIRTELWEPGLQVVVSKDQYNQLFTMHGTIMLLMFGTPLFNGFANYLVPLQIGAVDMAFPRLNMFAFWITLFGSLIVVSGFLTPQGAASFGWFAYAPLSDTTFSPGLGGDLWVFGLGLQGFGTILGSVNFITTILCMRMPGMTMFRMPIFTWNALITAVLVLMAFPPLASALLALGADRRFDAQIFNPENGGAVLWQHLFWFFGHPEVYVLALPFFGIATEIIPVFSRKPVFGYKTLVGATISIAALSVTVWAHHMYTTGAVMLDFFAFMTMLIAVPTGVKFFNWIGTMWRGSLTFDTPMLFTLGFLTTFIFGGLTGVILSSPILDFTISDTYFVVAHFHYVMAGTVVFEMFAGFYFWWPKMFGYKLNEGIGKLHFWLLTIGFHMTFLVQHWLGVMGAPRRYVNYLAEDDFGWLNQVSTIGAVIMGASTLPFLLNVVLTHLKGKKVEVDDPWGYGASLEWATSCPPPRHNFHSLPRVRSERPAFDLHYPEVALQDHMLEQEPAVNPRTN, from the coding sequence GTGAGCGCCGAGACGACGACCGCGCCGGCCACTCCGGAGACTGCGCGGTTCCAGCAGACCGGCAGCACCGGCCTCGGCAAGCAGATCTTCAACCTGCTGACGACCACCGATCACAAGCTGATCGGCCTGATGTACATGGGTATGGCGTTCGCGTTCTTCGCGTTCGGCGGCCTTCTCGCCCTGGGCATCCGCACCGAGCTGTGGGAGCCCGGCCTGCAGGTCGTGGTCTCCAAGGACCAGTACAACCAGCTGTTCACCATGCACGGCACGATCATGCTGCTGATGTTCGGCACGCCGCTGTTCAACGGCTTCGCCAACTACCTGGTGCCGCTGCAGATCGGCGCCGTGGACATGGCGTTCCCGCGCCTGAACATGTTCGCCTTCTGGATCACCCTGTTCGGCTCGCTGATCGTGGTCTCCGGCTTCCTCACCCCGCAGGGCGCGGCCTCCTTCGGCTGGTTCGCCTACGCGCCCTTGTCGGACACGACCTTCTCACCAGGGTTGGGTGGTGATCTCTGGGTATTCGGCCTGGGCTTGCAGGGCTTCGGCACGATTCTGGGCTCGGTCAACTTCATCACCACGATCCTGTGCATGCGCATGCCCGGCATGACCATGTTCCGCATGCCGATCTTCACCTGGAACGCGCTGATCACGGCCGTTCTGGTGCTGATGGCCTTCCCGCCGCTGGCCTCCGCGCTGCTGGCACTGGGTGCGGACAGACGCTTCGACGCGCAGATCTTCAACCCCGAGAACGGCGGCGCCGTCCTGTGGCAGCACCTGTTCTGGTTCTTCGGGCACCCCGAGGTGTACGTGCTGGCCCTGCCGTTCTTCGGCATCGCCACCGAGATCATCCCGGTGTTCTCGCGCAAACCGGTGTTCGGCTACAAGACGCTGGTCGGTGCGACGATCTCGATCGCCGCCCTGTCCGTCACCGTGTGGGCGCACCACATGTACACCACCGGCGCCGTGATGCTGGACTTCTTCGCCTTCATGACGATGCTGATCGCGGTGCCGACCGGCGTGAAGTTCTTCAACTGGATCGGCACCATGTGGAGAGGGTCGTTGACCTTCGACACCCCGATGCTGTTCACGCTCGGCTTTCTGACCACCTTCATCTTCGGTGGCCTGACCGGCGTGATCCTCTCCTCGCCGATTCTCGACTTCACCATCTCGGACACCTACTTCGTCGTCGCGCACTTCCATTACGTGATGGCCGGGACCGTGGTCTTCGAGATGTTCGCCGGCTTCTACTTCTGGTGGCCGAAGATGTTCGGGTACAAGCTCAACGAGGGGATCGGCAAGCTGCACTTCTGGCTGCTGACCATCGGCTTCCACATGACGTTCCTGGTCCAGCACTGGCTCGGCGTGATGGGTGCTCCCCGCCGTTACGTGAACTACCTGGCCGAGGACGACTTCGGCTGGCTGAACCAGGTCTCGACGATCGGTGCCGTGATCATGGGCGCCTCCACGCTGCCCTTCCTCCTGAACGTGGTGCTCACGCACCTGAAGGGGAAGAAGGTCGAGGTCGATGACCCGTGGGGCTACGGAGCCTCGCTCGAATGGGCGACCTCCTGCCCGCCGCCCCGGCACAACTTCCATTCCCTGCCCCGCGTCCGGTCCGAGCGTCCCGCCTTCGATCTCCATTACCCCGAGGTCGCGCTCCAGGACCACATGCTCGAGCAGGAGCCCGCCGTGAATCCGAGGACCAACTGA
- a CDS encoding cytochrome c oxidase subunit 4 yields the protein MRATAQIFWILGVFFLIVAVAYGVVTGNFEPLGVESAGFPALIAVTGLAFMIAMGLTLAAKKNDVGPSDDLDAEVSEHAGVQGSFSPYSWAPLWAGIGAALCFLGVAAGWWIFAFGVIFSIYGVLSWVLEFSVGQHQH from the coding sequence ATGAGAGCAACTGCGCAGATCTTCTGGATCCTGGGAGTCTTCTTCCTGATCGTCGCCGTGGCGTACGGAGTCGTCACCGGCAACTTCGAGCCCCTCGGCGTCGAGAGCGCCGGGTTCCCGGCCCTGATCGCCGTGACGGGCCTCGCCTTCATGATCGCCATGGGCCTGACTCTCGCGGCGAAGAAGAACGACGTCGGCCCGTCCGACGATCTGGACGCCGAGGTCTCCGAGCATGCCGGCGTCCAGGGCAGCTTCTCCCCGTACAGCTGGGCCCCGCTCTGGGCCGGTATCGGTGCGGCCCTGTGCTTCCTCGGTGTCGCCGCCGGCTGGTGGATCTTCGCCTTCGGCGTCATCTTCTCGATCTATGGCGTGCTGAGCTGGGTCCTGGAGTTCTCGGTCGGTCAGCACCAGCACTGA
- a CDS encoding cytochrome b: MTTTTPETRKPASDDASSSRMYKLGAVGGDWLDQRVSGGGFVKFIARKIFPDHWSFMFGEVALYSFVILLISGTFLTMFFDPSMEEVVYDGPYVPLQGETMSRAYESTLQISFELRGGLLFRQMHHWACLVFMVAIFVHMFRVFFTGAFRKPRELNWLVGFSLMVLGMVAGFSGYSLPDDVLSGNGVRIIDGLMRAIPIVGTYLSMLLFGGEFPGTDIIPRLFTIHILLVPAMILGLIAIHLVLLVLHKHTQYPGPGRTERNVVGFPVFPVYAAKAGGFFFLVFGVITLISATTAINAVWVYGPYDPSPVSAGSQPDWYMLWTDGGLRLIPGWEFTIFGYVISLNMLIPIALYGGLLAVLALYPFLEAWVTGDDREHHLNDLPYNAPVRTGLGVAWIMIYLILALAATNDLIAIALHLSINDITWFFRVGIFVIPVLAFFITKRLCLSLQRQARQKALHGEESSRVVRTDSGQMLEIHEPLDEFDRWVLVQHDDYRPLKAGKGVSSLRAKATSFFFKDRIEPVTPAELREALEHAGHEKHTIDAATGGDYRIPAEKAHHSG, translated from the coding sequence ATGACGACCACGACTCCCGAAACCCGGAAGCCGGCTTCCGACGACGCGAGCAGCTCGCGCATGTACAAGCTCGGCGCGGTGGGCGGCGACTGGCTCGACCAGCGCGTCTCCGGCGGCGGCTTCGTCAAGTTCATCGCCCGCAAGATCTTCCCCGACCACTGGTCGTTCATGTTCGGCGAGGTGGCGCTGTACAGCTTCGTCATCCTGCTGATCTCGGGCACGTTCCTGACGATGTTCTTCGACCCCTCCATGGAGGAGGTCGTCTACGACGGCCCCTACGTGCCGCTGCAGGGCGAGACCATGTCGCGCGCCTACGAGTCCACGCTCCAGATCTCCTTCGAGCTCCGCGGCGGCCTCCTGTTCCGCCAGATGCACCACTGGGCCTGCCTCGTCTTCATGGTCGCGATCTTCGTGCACATGTTCCGGGTCTTCTTCACCGGCGCCTTCCGCAAGCCGCGGGAGCTCAACTGGCTCGTCGGCTTCTCGCTGATGGTCCTGGGCATGGTGGCCGGCTTCTCCGGCTACTCCCTCCCGGATGACGTGCTCTCCGGTAACGGCGTTCGAATCATCGACGGCCTGATGCGCGCGATCCCCATCGTGGGCACCTATCTGTCCATGCTGCTGTTCGGCGGCGAATTCCCCGGCACCGACATCATCCCGCGCCTGTTCACGATCCACATCCTGCTGGTGCCGGCGATGATCCTCGGTCTGATCGCGATCCACCTGGTGCTGCTGGTGCTGCACAAGCACACGCAGTACCCCGGCCCGGGTCGCACCGAGCGCAACGTGGTCGGTTTCCCCGTCTTCCCGGTCTACGCGGCCAAGGCCGGCGGATTCTTCTTCCTCGTCTTCGGCGTCATCACCCTGATCTCGGCCACCACCGCGATCAACGCCGTCTGGGTCTACGGCCCCTACGACCCCTCGCCCGTGTCCGCGGGGTCGCAGCCGGACTGGTACATGCTCTGGACGGATGGCGGTCTGCGCCTGATCCCGGGCTGGGAGTTCACGATCTTCGGGTACGTGATCTCGCTGAACATGCTGATCCCGATCGCGCTCTACGGCGGTCTGCTGGCGGTGCTCGCCCTCTACCCCTTCCTCGAGGCGTGGGTGACGGGCGATGATCGCGAGCACCACCTCAACGATCTGCCGTACAACGCACCGGTCCGCACCGGCCTCGGCGTGGCCTGGATCATGATCTATCTGATCCTCGCCCTGGCCGCGACGAACGACCTCATCGCGATCGCGCTGCATCTGTCGATCAACGACATCACCTGGTTCTTCCGGGTGGGCATCTTCGTGATACCCGTGCTGGCGTTCTTCATCACCAAACGACTGTGTCTCTCGCTCCAGCGTCAGGCGCGGCAGAAGGCGCTGCACGGCGAGGAGAGCTCGCGGGTGGTGCGCACGGATTCCGGGCAGATGCTCGAGATCCACGAGCCGCTCGACGAGTTCGATCGCTGGGTCCTGGTGCAGCACGACGACTACCGTCCGCTCAAGGCCGGCAAGGGCGTCTCCTCGCTGCGCGCGAAGGCGACCAGCTTCTTCTTCAAGGATCGGATCGAGCCGGTCACGCCGGCCGAACTGCGCGAGGCCCTCGAGCATGCCGGTCACGAGAAGCACACGATCGACGCGGCCACCGGTGGGGACTACCGCATCCCGGCCGAGAAGGCGCACCACTCGGGCTGA
- a CDS encoding ubiquinol-cytochrome c reductase iron-sulfur subunit — MNNSSHATSQDSGVSAVAPKEGGGFPNPGLPPHVHRQADVSPAAEKRAERLVAGMFLLSVLGTAIFIAAYFVVTPTGTNLFAEEGTSQALWWSNLVTGLGLAIAVFFIGAAAVHWAKTLMPDEEMVEERHDIRGSDETREIAAGIITDGLEESGIGRRPLIVTAMVASLAALPIAVLAPLSTLGPLPGNKPFHTFWGQHPGQRLARDHDGTPIKLSDVAMNSIFHVMPEGLTEDTPHHLEERAKAATMIVRFDPKFGKNPESLANGVEGVLAFSKICTHVGCPAALYEQQTHHMLCPCHQSTFDATDGAKVLFGPAHRPLPQLPIEVDDEGYLVAPGDFPEPIGPSFWNIHKDK, encoded by the coding sequence ATGAACAACTCTTCCCACGCCACGAGCCAGGACTCCGGGGTCAGCGCTGTCGCGCCCAAGGAGGGCGGCGGATTCCCCAACCCGGGGCTCCCCCCGCATGTCCATCGTCAGGCCGACGTCTCCCCCGCCGCGGAGAAGCGCGCCGAGCGCCTCGTCGCCGGCATGTTCCTGCTGTCCGTCCTGGGCACGGCGATCTTCATCGCGGCGTACTTCGTCGTGACCCCTACAGGCACGAACCTCTTCGCGGAGGAGGGCACGTCGCAGGCCCTGTGGTGGTCGAACCTCGTCACCGGCCTGGGCCTGGCGATCGCGGTGTTCTTCATCGGTGCCGCCGCGGTCCACTGGGCCAAGACCCTCATGCCCGATGAGGAGATGGTCGAGGAGCGCCACGACATCCGCGGCTCCGACGAGACCCGCGAGATCGCCGCCGGCATCATCACCGACGGCCTCGAGGAGTCCGGTATTGGGCGGCGGCCCCTGATCGTGACGGCCATGGTCGCCTCGCTGGCCGCGCTGCCGATCGCCGTGCTCGCACCGCTGTCGACCCTCGGGCCGCTGCCGGGCAACAAGCCCTTCCACACCTTCTGGGGCCAGCACCCCGGCCAGCGTCTGGCCCGGGACCACGACGGCACCCCCATCAAGCTGTCCGACGTCGCGATGAATTCGATCTTCCACGTGATGCCCGAGGGCCTCACCGAGGACACGCCGCACCACCTCGAGGAGCGAGCGAAGGCCGCCACGATGATCGTGCGCTTCGACCCCAAGTTCGGCAAGAACCCCGAGAGCTTGGCCAACGGCGTGGAGGGCGTGCTCGCCTTCTCGAAGATCTGCACGCACGTCGGCTGCCCGGCGGCGCTCTACGAGCAGCAGACCCACCACATGCTGTGCCCCTGCCACCAGTCGACCTTCGACGCCACCGATGGCGCGAAGGTGCTCTTCGGCCCGGCGCACCGTCCGCTGCCGCAGCTCCCGATCGAGGTCGATGACGAGGGCTACCTGGTGGCCCCCGGCGACTTCCCCGAGCCGATCGGTCCCAGCTTCTGGAACATCCACAAGGACAAGTGA
- a CDS encoding c-type cytochrome, whose translation MKALAARRHHPMALLVILLLALVATGGLYVAFQPQTAQAEGYTQDDVEAGESLFLANCATCHGTNGAGLENADGSTLGPSLVGVGAAAVDFQVGTGRMPMQSSGPQAWEKPPQMNEEQTRQLAAYVASLGPGPAVPDEEALDTSKGDATKGGEIFRVNCAMCHNAAGQGGALTRGKFAPPVVGVEPKHVYEAMDTGPQNMPVFNETNLSSEDKRDVITYLEALEENGSPGGISLGSLGPVTEGLYAWTIILTLLLGCAVWLGAKAK comes from the coding sequence GTGAAGGCACTCGCCGCACGTCGTCATCACCCGATGGCGCTTCTCGTGATTCTGCTGCTCGCTCTGGTGGCGACCGGCGGGCTGTACGTCGCCTTCCAGCCGCAGACAGCTCAGGCAGAGGGCTACACGCAGGACGACGTCGAGGCCGGCGAGTCGCTGTTCCTCGCCAACTGCGCGACCTGTCACGGCACCAACGGGGCGGGTCTGGAGAACGCCGACGGTTCCACCCTCGGCCCCTCCCTGGTCGGCGTGGGCGCCGCCGCGGTCGATTTCCAGGTCGGCACCGGCCGCATGCCCATGCAGTCCTCGGGCCCGCAGGCCTGGGAGAAGCCGCCGCAGATGAACGAGGAGCAGACCCGGCAGCTCGCCGCGTACGTCGCCTCGCTCGGCCCCGGCCCGGCCGTCCCCGACGAGGAGGCCCTCGACACCTCGAAGGGTGACGCCACCAAGGGCGGCGAGATCTTCCGCGTCAACTGCGCCATGTGCCACAACGCCGCCGGCCAGGGCGGCGCCCTCACGCGTGGCAAGTTCGCCCCGCCGGTCGTGGGCGTGGAGCCCAAGCACGTCTACGAGGCCATGGACACGGGCCCGCAGAACATGCCGGTCTTCAACGAGACGAACCTGTCCTCCGAGGACAAGCGTGACGTCATCACCTACCTCGAGGCCCTGGAGGAGAACGGCTCGCCAGGCGGCATCTCCCTGGGCTCCCTCGGCCCCGTGACCGAGGGCCTGTACGCCTGGACGATCATCCTGACCCTCCTCCTCGGCTGTGCCGTGTGGCTGGGGGCGAAGGCCAAGTGA
- a CDS encoding cytochrome c oxidase subunit 3 — MTTATLPERSPAAAPAVGRPNPTQIGTIVWLSSELMFFGGLFAMFFTLRSMAPDTFFEGESHFTHGFALVNTTILVLSSVTCQIGVFLAEGKFPGGKPFAPRKRRSGSIFNVAGWGMIEWYTLTFIMGAIFVSGQAYEYTELVHNGVTLSSTPFGSIFYLATGFHGIHVVGGLVAFLLVLMRAFVAEEFTQHEQVSAICISYYWHFVDIVWIVLFFIVYMLDPLSTLFNSGHFIPVEFTWSIF, encoded by the coding sequence GTGACTACTGCGACCTTGCCTGAGCGCTCCCCCGCCGCTGCACCAGCGGTCGGCCGCCCGAACCCGACGCAGATCGGCACGATCGTCTGGCTCTCCAGCGAGCTGATGTTCTTCGGCGGCCTGTTCGCCATGTTCTTCACGCTGCGGTCGATGGCGCCGGACACCTTCTTCGAGGGTGAGTCGCACTTCACCCACGGCTTCGCCCTGGTGAACACGACCATCCTGGTGCTGAGCTCCGTGACCTGCCAGATCGGCGTGTTCCTGGCCGAGGGCAAGTTCCCCGGCGGCAAGCCCTTCGCCCCGCGCAAGCGCCGCAGCGGCTCGATCTTCAACGTCGCCGGGTGGGGGATGATCGAGTGGTACACCCTCACCTTCATCATGGGCGCGATCTTCGTGTCCGGCCAGGCCTACGAGTACACCGAGCTGGTCCACAACGGAGTGACGCTGTCGTCGACGCCGTTCGGCTCGATCTTCTACCTCGCCACCGGCTTCCACGGCATCCACGTGGTCGGCGGCCTCGTCGCCTTCCTCCTCGTGCTCATGCGGGCCTTCGTCGCCGAGGAGTTCACCCAGCACGAGCAGGTCTCCGCGATCTGCATCTCGTACTACTGGCACTTCGTCGACATCGTGTGGATCGTCCTGTTCTTCATCGTGTACATGCTCGATCCGCTCTCGACCCTGTTCAACTCCGGTCACTTCATCCCGGTCGAGTTCACCTGGAGCATCTTCTGA